A stretch of Equus caballus isolate H_3958 breed thoroughbred chromosome 11, TB-T2T, whole genome shotgun sequence DNA encodes these proteins:
- the CHRNE gene encoding acetylcholine receptor subunit epsilon isoform X7, giving the protein MATRDCAGKQVRTEPDWREAEAPGVWAGTGWGRRLLGGGGGRGPAQTPGFPRAHSIDGQFGVAYDANVLVYAGGYVSWLPPAIYRSTCAVEVTYFPFDWQNCSLVFRSQTYNAEEVEFVFAVDDDGETISKIEIDTEAYTENGEWAIDFCPGVIRRYYGGAADGPGDTDVIYTLIIRRKPLFYVINIIVPCVLISGLVLLAYFLPAQAGGQKCTVSINVLLAQTVFLFLIAQKIPETSLSVPLLGRYLIFVMVVATLIVVNCVIVLNVSLRTPTTHAMSTRLRHVLLELLPRLLGSGAPPEVPRAASPPRRASSVGILLRAEELILKKPRSELVFEGQRYRHGTWSAALCQNLGAAAPEIRCCVDAVNFVAESMRDQEATGEVGRCRGPPPSLVRQAPAVYRTQLVPALPQEVSDWVCMGKALDNICFWAALVLFSVGSSLIFLGGYINQVPELPYPPCM; this is encoded by the exons ATGGCTACCAGAGATTGTGCTGGAAAACAAGTGAGGACCGAGCCAGACTGGCGGGAAGCCGAGGCCCCGGGCGTCTGGGCTGGAACTGGTTGGGGCAGGAGGCTACTTGGAGGGGGCGGGGGCCGCGGACCTGCGCAAACGCCGGGTTTCCCCCGAGCACACAGTATTGACGGCCAGTTCGGCGTGGCCTACGACGCCAACGTGCTGGTCTACGCGGGCGGCTACGTGAGCTGGTTGCCCCCGGCCATCTACCGCAGCACCTGCGCCGTGGAGGTCACCTACTTCCCCTTCGACTGGCAGAACTGCTCGCTCGTTTTCCG CTCTCAGACGTACAATGCCGAAGAGGTGGAGTTCGTCTTTGCGGTGGACGATGACGGCGAGACCATCAGCAAGATCGAAATCGACACCGAGGCCTATACTG AGAACGGCGAGTGGGCCATAGACTTCTGCCCCGGGGTGATCCGCCGCTACTACGGTGGGGCCGCTGACGGCCCGGGGGACACTGACGTCATCTACACGCTCATCATTCGCCGGAAGCCGCTCTTCTACGTTATTAACATCATCGTGCCCTGCGTGCTCATCTCGGGCCTAGTGCTGCTCGCCTACTTCCTGCCGGCGCAGG CTGGCGGCCAGAAATGCACAGTCTCCATCAACGTCCTGCTCGCCCAGACCGTCTTCTTGTTCCTAATTGCCCAGAAAATCCCAGAGACGTCTCTGAGCGTGCCACTGCTGGGCAG GTACCTCATTTTCGTCATGGTGGTTGCCACGCTCATTGTCGTGAATTGCGTCATTGTGCTCAACGTGTCCTTGCGGACGCCCACCACTCACGCCATGTCCACGCGGCTGCGCCAC GTCTTGTTGGAGCTGCTGCCGCGCCTCCTGGGCTCGGGCGCGCCCCCCGAGGTCCCCCGGGCCGCCTCGCCCCCAAGGCGGGCGTCGTCCGTGGGCATCCTGCTCCGCGCGGAGGAGCTGATATTAAAAAAGCCGCGGAGCGAGCTCGTGTTTGAGGGGCAGAGGTACCGGCACGGAACCTGGAGCG CTGCCCTCTGCCAGAACCTGGGCGCCGCCGCCCCCGAGATCCGCTGCTGTGTGGATGCCGTGAACTTCGTGGCCGAGAGCATGAGAGACCAGGAGGCCACCGGCGAGGTGGGGCGCTGCAGAGGTCCCCCACCCTCTCTGGTGCGGCAGGCTCCTGCAGTCTACAGAACTCAGCTTGTGCCCGCCCTTCCCCAGGAGGTGTCCGACTGGGTGTGCATGGGGAAGGCCCTTGACAACATCTGCTTCTGGGCTGCTCTGGTGCTCTTCAGTGTGGGGTCCAGCCTCATCTTCCTCGGGGGCTACATCAACCAAGTGCCTGAACTGCCCTACCCGCCGTGTATGTAG